The sequence GTCCACATCCACGTCCAGGGGCTGCGATTGGTTCCAATGGAACGGGAAAGTCCCGCTGAAGAAGCTCAACGGCTGGGGCTGCGCGGGAACCGGGGGTTCCTGCTTCGCGATTCCAGCCTCGGCTTTCACGGGCTCCGCTGGCTTCGTTTCCTGAGCGGGCTGGTTCTGGAACGCAAGCAGGAGGAGGAGGGGAAGAAGGCTCATGACAACTCCGAAAAGGCTAGCTGGCCCCGCAACCTTTGGTGCAGGCTGCGGAGCTTAAGGTTCCGGCGCGTGATTTGAGAGCGCTCAGTTCTTGCTGCCGAACAGACCACCGAAAAGGCTCTTCTTCACCGGCGCTGTTTCGTTGGCTAGGGTCGGCGCGGGGCCGATCTGGGTGATGCGGCGCAGACGCTCGAAGACCGGGCGCAGGGCCGGGACCTTGTTGGCCTCAAGCCAGTTCTCGCTGAACTGCCGGGCCACCAGGTGGTATTCCTTCACGCGGCCCAGCTCCACCATCTGGATCAATTGATCCATGGCCACGTTGGAAAGGGTCTCGGTTTCCAATTGGATCTTGAGCAGGTTCGGGTCCTTCGCCGAGGCTGGCTCGGGCTCCGGAGCGGGCATGGGCGCCGGCCTCGGCGCAGTCAGGAAGACCGTGGGGGCGGAGGCCGGGGGCGGCGGCACCAAGGCCGGCATCGGCATCATCATGGTCCTGGCCTGCGGGGACGATGTTTCCACCGGCATGTCTTCATGATGCATGAGCCTTGTGGAGGCGGAGGGCTCCGGCTCTGCGGTCTGGGCGGACATGGCCTGGTCGAGTTCCCTCGGCGAAAGCACCGAAGTGGAGCCAGGCTCCATGGAAGTGTCGAATTGAGGGGCGGGAATGCCGCCCAGGGTCAACTCGAGGGCGTCCAGGGTGGTTTCCACGTCCATGGGGGCGCCGCCCCGCATGCCCATGGAAACAGGCCGCGCCCGCTGTACGGAGGGCGTCCCGGCCATGAGCTTGTCGATGGCGTCCCGGGCGGAACTGTAGGTGGAAGTGCCATCGGGGGACATTTCCGGCTCCACCTTGGGCGCGCTGCCAACCAGGCTTTCGGGCATGGGCGGCGGTCCTCCGAGCCCCAGGGCTTCCAATTCCTCCTCCGAATGCGCCTGAAATGCCGGCATCTCCGAATACGGCCGATGTTCAGGGTGCGCCTCGGGGTTCAATACGAGGGTCCTCTCCATGGCGCTGTCGGGTTCTTCCAGATCCTGGAAGGTGAGCGTGGGAAGGTGGGTCAGCGGGCCCTCAGAGAAGGTTTCCGTGGCATCCGGAAGCAGCAGGGGCCGCTCCGCGGTGGTGGTGGCCGCATCCGCGTAGGCCGCGCGGATATCGTCCTCGGAGATGCCCGTGGTGGAACCGGCCTGGACCTCCAGGTCCTGGGCTTCGACGCCGATGGTGGCACCGCTCTGGTCGCCGAATCCGCCGATCCCGTCGAGCGAAGCCTCGTAGCCTTCGCCGAGAGGAGTCAAGGCCAGCAGACGCCGGACCTCCTCGGCGATGGGGAAGATATGGTCGCAGGTGAAGCATTTCGCCCGCCGGTGCCGGTGTTGCACGCGCGGCGGGCGGAGCGCGTAATGGGTCGCGCATTTCGGGCAGTGAACGGATTCAAGCACGGCGCACTCCGAATGGTTAGGGGGCGTTACAATCCCGGCTTTTTTTTGTTGGTTTGGGGGGGGGATATTGAAGACGGCTCAGGCCAATCTTAGGCCTAATCCCTGCCAGACTCCATCCTTTGGCTCCCGGTATCCTGAATAAAGATCGCAAGGAGGAAGGCGTGACAGGGGTGCTCATCACCGCGGAGGGCGTGGAAGGGTCCGGCAAATCGACCCAGCTCCTGCGCCTCTCGGAGCATCTCCGGCGGCTCGGCCTGCCCGTCGTGGTGTCCAAGGAGCCGGGCGGAACGGCCCTGGGCCGCGATATCCGGAGCCTGCTGCTGACGCGCCATCCCAGCGGGGAGGCCTGGTGCGCCGAAGCCGAACTGCTGCTTTTCTACGCCGACCGCGCCCAGCACCTGGCCCAGGTCATCCGGCCGGCCATCGAGGCCGGAAAAATCGTGCTGGTCGACCGCTTCGAGGACAGCACCCGGGCCTACCAGGGCGCCGCGGGCGTGTCCGAGCACATGCTGGACCGGCTCCATGAGCTGGTGCTCGGACGCCTGAAGCCCCATCTGACCCTGCTTCTCGACATGGATCCCCGTTTGAGCCTGCAGCGGGTGGAAGTCCGGAACCTCTCCATGGGCGAAGAGTTCAAGGAGACCCTTTTCGATGAACGGCAACTGGAATTCCACGCCCGGGTCCGCGCTCGGTTCCTGGCCATCGCCCTCGCCGAGCCGCTGCGCGTGGTCGTGGTCCCCGCCAGGGACTCCCCCGCCGAGGTGGAGGAAACCATCTGGCGCCGCGTGGCTCCCCTGCTCCGCAACGCGGGATTCGCGGTGGAATGATGTTTGACGGGCGACTGATCGGACACAGGGCCATCCGGGAAAACCTGCTGTCGCGCCTGCAGGCGGGGAAGCTGGCGGGATCGCTGATATTCGCGGGGCTGGATGGCATCGGCAAGCGCCGCATCGCGCTGGAGCTGGCGCAGCGGGAGCTCTGCTTCAAGGGCAGCGCGTGCGGGGCCTGCCAGGGCTGCAAAGCCTTCTGGACGGATCCGCTGCCCATCGAATTGCCGAACCTGCTGCGCATCGCGCCCGAGGGCAAGGCGGGGATCATCAAGGTCGGCGCCGTCCGCGATTCGGACCTCGTGGAGGGCGGCGTCATCGCCTGGGCTGCCATGGCTCCGCCGCCGCGGTGCCACCGCTGGATCCTGATCGAGGATGCCCACCGGCTCCACGGGGCCGCGGCCAACATGCTGCTGAAGACCCTGGAGGAACCGCCGCCGGGCACCCATGTGGTCCTGATCACCCATCGCCCCGATGCGATGCTGCAGACCATACGGTCCCGCTGCGAGCGGATCGCCTTCGCTCCGCTCTCGGGAGACGAAGCCTGGGCCGTGGCCCTCGCCAACGGCTGGGGCGAGGCAGAACGGGAAAGCTGGACGGCGCTCTCGGCGGGCTCGCTGCGGTTCCTGGAACGGGATGCCTTCGAGCGCGCCGCCGCGCAGGTCGATGCCTGGCTGCGGCTGAGTTCAGGAACCTCCTTCCGCGACGCGGCCGGGCCCCTGGTTCCGGACCGCACTTCCGAAATGGCGGTGAGCGAGCAGCTGCGCCAGCCATTGGAACTGCTCCTGGCGCTGCTCAACGATGCCGCCCGGTCCCGGTGCGGGGGAGCGCCGTCCCTGGCGCCGTGGAAGGCCGGGATCGGGAAGCTCGCTCAGTCCTCGGCGGATCTGAAGCTTTCCCAGGAGCTCGTCTACCAGGCCCTGCGCCATCTTCCCCGCAATCCCTCGCCAGAGCCCGTGCTGCGGGAGATCGGGATGACGCTGAGATAGGCCATTATTTTTTGGGGTCGCGCGGCAGTTCGCAGGTCTCGGCGCCGATGAAGCCCGCCAACCGTTCAAGCGCGGCCTCCAGGGCCTTCTTCCGGGGCCGGGTGGCCTTGACGCCGGGTTCCCACCAGAGCCCCTTCACTTCCAGCAGGCCCTGGTCCCGGTGGAATTTGGGATCCAGGCGGCCCACGATCCGCTCGCCTTCGAGGATCGGCAGGACGTAATAGCCATAGGCGCGCTTGCCGTCCGGCACGAAGGCCTCGAACCGGTAATCGAACCCGAACACGCGCAGCGCCCGGGAGCGGTCCCGGAGCACCGGGTCGAAGGGACACAGCAGCCGTGTGCGGTCCGGCGCATCCGGAAGGCGCTTCAGGCGCGCCTCCCAATCCGCCGCCGCGTAGGCGGCCCGCGGTCCGGAGCCATCGGCGCTTTCCACGCTCACAGCCGCGATGCGGCCGGCCCTGGCTTCCCGTTCGCACCAGGCCTTGACCTGGGCGATATCCAGGTCGGCCCAGAAATCCGCCAGTTCCTTCGGCGAAGCCACCGCCAGCCGCTCCAGCGCCGACGAGCAGGCCCAGTGGATGTGGGCTTCTTCATCGGGCTCGGGCTCAGCATGCGCATGGGGCAGCACCCGCTCGGTGAGATCGTAGACCTTGTGGAAATGGACCCGCTTGGCGATGGCCAGCTCGCCCGTGCGCCACAGGAAATCCAGCGCCGCCTTCTGGGGCTTCCAGCCCCACCAGGGCCCGCGTTTTTCCGGATGCTCGAAGTCCGCACTCTTCAGCGGGCCTTCCCGGGTGATGCGCTCCAGGACCTGGGCCACCACCTGCCCGCCCTCCACGCCGCGGAAATGGTACTGCCACCAGGCATTGCCCTGGATGCGCGCCCGGTCCTTCCGGAACCGCGGCTTCCAGTGGGAAAACCATTCCACCGGGATGGCCGAGGCGTCGTGGGTCCAATGCTCGAAAAGGGAGCGGTCCTGCTCCAGGGCGCGGGCGAACTGCTCCTGGCTGAACCCATCCAGGCGCGTGTGCAGCGTCAGGTTGTGGGCCCGTTCCACCACATTGATGGAGTCCATCTGCACGAAGCCCAGACGCCTGATGAGCTTCGCCAGGGAGGTCTTCGTGGCGCGCCCCTCCGGGTCGTCCAGCAGGCCCTGGGCG comes from Holophagaceae bacterium and encodes:
- the tmk gene encoding dTMP kinase gives rise to the protein MTGVLITAEGVEGSGKSTQLLRLSEHLRRLGLPVVVSKEPGGTALGRDIRSLLLTRHPSGEAWCAEAELLLFYADRAQHLAQVIRPAIEAGKIVLVDRFEDSTRAYQGAAGVSEHMLDRLHELVLGRLKPHLTLLLDMDPRLSLQRVEVRNLSMGEEFKETLFDERQLEFHARVRARFLAIALAEPLRVVVVPARDSPAEVEETIWRRVAPLLRNAGFAVE
- a CDS encoding YcaQ family DNA glycosylase yields the protein MGAQGLLDDPEGRATKTSLAKLIRRLGFVQMDSINVVERAHNLTLHTRLDGFSQEQFARALEQDRSLFEHWTHDASAIPVEWFSHWKPRFRKDRARIQGNAWWQYHFRGVEGGQVVAQVLERITREGPLKSADFEHPEKRGPWWGWKPQKAALDFLWRTGELAIAKRVHFHKVYDLTERVLPHAHAEPEPDEEAHIHWACSSALERLAVASPKELADFWADLDIAQVKAWCEREARAGRIAAVSVESADGSGPRAAYAAADWEARLKRLPDAPDRTRLLCPFDPVLRDRSRALRVFGFDYRFEAFVPDGKRAYGYYVLPILEGERIVGRLDPKFHRDQGLLEVKGLWWEPGVKATRPRKKALEAALERLAGFIGAETCELPRDPKK